One genomic region from Prevotella sp. Rep29 encodes:
- a CDS encoding polyprenyl synthetase family protein codes for MKNCTASELLKMVNDYLDALPYERKPASLYEPIKYVLSLGGKRIRPVMMLLAYNLYKERPEDILSSACALETYHNYTLLHDDLMDHASMRRGHQTVHKRWDENTAILSGDSMLVLAYERLALCAPDKLKAVLDLFTETALQIGEGQQYDMDFESRNDVTEEEYIEMIRLKTSVLLACAAKMGAILADAPDADADNLYRFGEQFGLAFQLQDDFLDVYGDPKVFGKNIGGDIVSNKKTYMLIKAYGLADGQQLKELQKWISATAFDPAEKIEAITRLYNEIGIDRLANEKINFYFEQSQRYLALVSVPEERKTELVNYMNEMLHRQY; via the coding sequence ATGAAGAACTGTACTGCCAGCGAGTTGCTGAAAATGGTGAATGACTATTTGGACGCTCTGCCCTATGAGCGTAAGCCAGCTTCCCTCTACGAGCCCATCAAATATGTGCTGTCGTTGGGAGGAAAACGGATTCGTCCTGTGATGATGTTACTCGCATATAATCTGTACAAAGAACGGCCGGAAGATATTCTCTCCTCCGCATGTGCATTGGAAACGTACCATAATTATACGCTTCTGCACGACGACCTGATGGACCATGCCAGCATGCGTCGCGGACATCAGACCGTTCATAAGCGTTGGGATGAGAACACGGCGATTCTCTCGGGCGATTCGATGCTGGTACTGGCTTATGAGCGTCTGGCGCTGTGTGCTCCGGATAAGTTGAAGGCTGTTCTTGACTTGTTCACCGAAACGGCTCTGCAAATAGGCGAGGGGCAACAGTACGACATGGATTTCGAGTCGCGCAATGACGTGACGGAGGAAGAGTATATTGAGATGATTCGTCTGAAAACAAGCGTATTGTTGGCTTGTGCTGCGAAAATGGGTGCCATCCTTGCAGATGCCCCTGATGCGGATGCTGACAATCTGTATCGTTTTGGCGAGCAGTTCGGTTTGGCTTTCCAGTTGCAGGATGATTTCCTGGATGTTTACGGCGACCCGAAAGTCTTTGGGAAAAACATCGGTGGCGATATCGTCTCCAATAAGAAGACATACATGCTGATAAAGGCATACGGGCTGGCTGACGGGCAACAGTTGAAAGAACTGCAGAAGTGGATTTCGGCAACGGCGTTTGACCCCGCAGAGAAAATCGAAGCCATCACACGGCTGTATAACGAGATAGGTATCGACCGATTGGCGAACGAGAAAATCAACTTCTATTTCGAACAAAGCCAGCGCTATCTTGCTTTGGTAAGCGTGCCGGAAGAACGCAAGACCGAACTCGTGAACTATATGAACGAAATGCTTCATCGGCAATATTGA
- a CDS encoding energy transducer TonB translates to MEIKKSPSASLETGRGTHFLLGLVVGLSLLFVALEYTSKDTDRFDSPFLADEMIEEFESVPAQQSELLASPVKEQVAEKITLVEEASQSDDDVLNKSQGEPVVIGEKELTGDDAAVIPLTPQTLEQEKETLSIRVVERLPEFPGGMSAFALWLTDHLKYPPTARQQRLQGRVVASFIIGEDGSVMNLKIVRSAGSPLDGEALRVLRLMPKWKPGEYKGNACRTLVHVPVVFKL, encoded by the coding sequence ATGGAAATAAAGAAATCACCGTCGGCAAGTCTCGAAACCGGGAGGGGTACTCATTTCCTCTTGGGACTGGTCGTCGGGCTCTCGTTGCTTTTCGTGGCACTCGAGTACACTTCTAAGGATACAGACCGGTTTGACAGTCCTTTCCTGGCAGACGAAATGATTGAGGAGTTTGAGTCTGTACCGGCACAACAGAGTGAATTGTTGGCATCGCCTGTCAAAGAACAGGTGGCTGAAAAGATAACCCTCGTCGAGGAGGCATCACAGAGCGATGACGACGTGCTGAACAAGTCCCAGGGAGAACCGGTCGTCATAGGTGAAAAGGAACTGACGGGAGACGATGCGGCGGTCATTCCGCTGACTCCCCAAACCCTTGAGCAGGAAAAGGAGACATTGAGCATCCGGGTCGTTGAGCGCCTGCCCGAATTTCCAGGTGGGATGAGTGCTTTCGCCCTGTGGCTCACAGACCATCTGAAATATCCCCCCACCGCAAGGCAGCAACGTCTGCAGGGACGGGTGGTCGCATCGTTCATCATCGGCGAAGACGGCAGTGTCATGAACCTGAAAATCGTTCGCTCTGCAGGTTCGCCGCTCGACGGCGAGGCACTTCGCGTATTGCGGTTGATGCCGAAGTGGAAGCCCGGCGAATATAAGGGGAATGCCTGTCGGACACTGGTGCATGTGCCTGTCGTGTTTAAATTGTAA
- a CDS encoding GNAT family N-acetyltransferase encodes MKQIKVLYADGAHVKYAEHISQMITDSSQQRSTGIARRTPDYIASKMNKSNAVIALDGDQAVGFSYIESWSHGDYVATSGLIVAPDYRRMGLAERIKEKTFELARERYPNAKIFSLTTSLAVMKLNSRLGYQPVPLSELTHDEEFWLGCEGCVNYDVLQRNNHRICLCYGMLYEPGQGRRKSAWYTPYTMAMKNFANKIFRLK; translated from the coding sequence ATGAAGCAGATTAAAGTTTTATACGCCGATGGGGCGCATGTGAAATATGCGGAACACATTTCGCAGATGATTACCGACTCGTCACAACAGCGCAGCACGGGAATAGCCCGCCGTACGCCAGACTATATCGCCAGCAAGATGAACAAAAGCAATGCAGTGATTGCCTTGGACGGCGACCAGGCAGTCGGATTCAGCTATATAGAGAGTTGGAGTCACGGCGACTATGTGGCAACGAGCGGACTGATTGTAGCCCCGGACTATCGGCGCATGGGACTGGCTGAACGCATTAAGGAAAAGACTTTCGAACTTGCCCGCGAACGCTATCCGAACGCCAAGATATTCAGTCTCACGACGTCGCTGGCAGTGATGAAACTCAATTCGCGTTTAGGTTACCAGCCTGTGCCGCTGAGCGAGCTCACCCACGACGAAGAGTTTTGGCTGGGGTGCGAAGGATGTGTGAACTACGATGTGCTTCAGCGCAACAACCATCGCATCTGCCTGTGCTACGGCATGCTGTATGAACCCGGGCAAGGACGGCGGAAGTCGGCATGGTACACCCCTTACACCATGGCTATGAAGAATTTTGCCAATAAGATATTCAGACTGAAATAG
- a CDS encoding acyloxyacyl hydrolase, which translates to MKEKRRYQSGRHIALLAPFLFILLSIQSAKGEEKKDTFTRYGFSVNVNPGNEVKMDKYQKKWMKKTRNFSFGAELHYSALPQDSDAFAADYGYPLLTLGVKYSLNHGVVMHRSPDPDWGEAKEVDYDSKMGNTISLYGAFSRPFFRQKHWETDYTFYYGVGYSRRKYDPYHNIDNELIGSRWLIFFGMGLHATYHFAKNWGIRAGIEYWHLSNGALNRPNKGANFIGPSLAVVYQPYYEPTTTTQAGRYNPSFEKYWYANVTLGIGAKTLHEDWQLTQFQTPEGSEDYRTDKFKCYAAYSLQADIMYRYARRWASGIGIDLFYGTYSKRVKELDQAAGRTLTHSPWSVGIAAKHEIFYHNFSMPVSLGFYLYRKMGENAKAVEKPFYERIGLHYTFPKLQNLKVGINIKAHLTKADLTELVVTYPINIKKVNKSL; encoded by the coding sequence ATGAAAGAAAAAAGACGATATCAATCTGGCAGACACATCGCCTTGCTTGCGCCTTTTTTGTTCATTCTCCTGTCAATACAAAGTGCAAAAGGCGAAGAGAAGAAAGACACGTTCACCCGTTACGGCTTTTCAGTTAACGTGAATCCCGGCAATGAGGTGAAGATGGACAAATACCAGAAAAAGTGGATGAAGAAAACCCGTAACTTCTCTTTCGGTGCCGAGTTGCACTATTCTGCCTTACCACAAGACAGCGATGCCTTCGCTGCCGATTACGGCTATCCGCTGCTCACCCTCGGCGTGAAATACAGTCTTAACCATGGAGTTGTCATGCATCGTTCGCCCGATCCCGACTGGGGAGAAGCAAAAGAAGTGGACTACGACTCGAAAATGGGAAATACCATCTCGCTCTATGGAGCATTCTCAAGACCATTCTTCCGACAAAAACACTGGGAAACAGACTACACCTTCTATTACGGAGTAGGATATTCACGCCGAAAATACGACCCATACCACAACATCGACAATGAACTGATCGGCTCGCGATGGCTCATATTCTTCGGAATGGGGCTCCACGCCACCTATCATTTTGCGAAAAACTGGGGCATCAGGGCAGGAATCGAATACTGGCATCTCAGCAACGGAGCCCTCAACCGCCCTAACAAAGGCGCAAACTTCATCGGTCCCTCACTCGCCGTCGTCTATCAACCCTATTACGAACCGACAACAACGACACAGGCAGGACGATATAATCCCTCTTTCGAAAAATACTGGTATGCAAACGTCACACTCGGAATCGGAGCAAAGACATTGCATGAAGACTGGCAACTCACACAGTTCCAGACACCGGAAGGAAGCGAGGATTATCGAACCGACAAGTTCAAATGCTATGCAGCCTATTCCCTGCAAGCCGACATCATGTACCGCTACGCACGGCGATGGGCATCAGGAATAGGCATCGACCTCTTCTATGGCACCTACTCCAAACGCGTGAAAGAATTAGACCAAGCAGCCGGAAGAACCCTCACACATAGCCCCTGGTCCGTAGGAATAGCAGCCAAACATGAGATTTTTTACCACAACTTCTCCATGCCCGTTTCACTCGGCTTCTATCTTTATCGGAAAATGGGAGAAAACGCAAAAGCAGTCGAAAAGCCGTTTTACGAGCGAATAGGTTTACACTACACCTTCCCGAAGCTGCAAAACCTAAAGGTGGGCATCAATATCAAAGCCCACCTCACCAAAGCCGACCTTACCGAACTGGTCGTCACCTATCCGATAAACATCAAGAAAGTGAATAAATCACTCTGA
- the porQ gene encoding type IX secretion system protein PorQ encodes MKKIILVFLTTLLSGQVYAQESQTAYNFLRLPVSAHAAALGGDNITLIEDDASLIFSNPALLSTVSDKTINLNYMNYMSGANTASATFNRVIKERASIALSAQFIDYGKIKEVNADNVQTGEFSAKDIAIGAYFSYMLGERFAGGITAKFITSYIGDYNSIAMGVDLGINYYDPEREWSLSAVAKNLGGQLKAYNDEYEKMPLDLQVGVSKRFTGAPFRLSATLVDLTHWNYSFINHLAAGVDIFLGEQIWIGAGYNFRRADEMKIQSNEEESSHLAGLSLGAGLQLERFKLNIAYGKYHVSSSSLLVNLAYTL; translated from the coding sequence ATGAAAAAAATCATTTTAGTGTTTCTGACCACACTCCTCAGTGGGCAGGTTTACGCACAGGAAAGTCAGACGGCATACAATTTCCTCAGACTTCCCGTAAGTGCCCATGCCGCCGCATTGGGAGGAGACAACATCACACTCATCGAAGACGACGCTTCACTCATATTCTCCAATCCCGCACTCCTCTCAACCGTAAGTGACAAGACCATCAACCTTAACTACATGAACTACATGTCGGGAGCCAACACGGCAAGCGCCACCTTCAACCGCGTCATCAAGGAGCGAGCATCCATCGCCCTGAGCGCACAGTTCATAGACTATGGCAAGATAAAAGAAGTGAACGCCGACAATGTCCAGACAGGAGAATTCTCCGCAAAAGACATCGCCATCGGCGCATATTTCTCCTACATGCTCGGCGAGCGATTTGCAGGCGGTATCACCGCAAAATTCATCACATCCTATATCGGCGACTACAACTCCATCGCCATGGGCGTTGACCTCGGCATCAATTACTACGACCCCGAGCGCGAATGGTCGCTGTCTGCCGTGGCAAAAAACCTGGGAGGACAACTCAAGGCATACAACGATGAATATGAGAAAATGCCACTCGACCTGCAGGTCGGCGTGAGCAAACGCTTCACGGGCGCACCCTTCCGACTCTCCGCAACACTCGTTGACCTCACCCACTGGAACTACTCCTTCATCAACCACCTCGCCGCCGGTGTCGATATATTCCTCGGCGAGCAAATCTGGATAGGAGCAGGCTACAACTTCCGACGGGCAGACGAAATGAAAATACAAAGCAACGAAGAAGAAAGCAGCCACCTCGCAGGGCTCTCCCTCGGAGCCGGACTGCAACTCGAGCGCTTCAAACTCAACATCGCATACGGAAAATACCACGTTTCCAGTTCATCACTTTTAGTCAACCTCGCTTATACACTATAA
- a CDS encoding argininosuccinate synthase — protein sequence MTARKKKIVVAFSGGLDTSYTVMRLAKEGHKVYAACANTGGFSDEQLKRNEENARRLGAVDYVTLDVTQEYYEKSLKYMIFGNVLRNNCYPISVSSERIFQAIAIARYAKEIDADAIAHGSTGAGNDQIRFDMTFMVMAPGVEIITLTRDQALSRQEEIDYLKENGFEADFTKLKYSYNVGIWGTSICGGELLDSTQGLPEEAYLKQVKKTEESLLKITFEKGEITAVDGKPFENRIAAIQYIEEIGSAYGIGRNCNVGDTIIGIKGRVGFEAAAPMLIIEAHRLLEKCTLSKWQQYWKDQVANWYGMFLHESQYLEPVMPDIEAMLTSSQRNVNGTVILRLRPLGFDTVGVDSKDDLLKSKLGEYGEMQHGWTADDAKGFIKILSTPLRAYYSIHPDEERGEKSTK from the coding sequence ATGACAGCAAGAAAGAAAAAGATAGTAGTTGCTTTCAGCGGCGGTCTCGACACCTCCTATACGGTCATGCGACTGGCGAAAGAGGGACATAAGGTGTATGCCGCCTGTGCCAACACCGGAGGGTTTTCGGACGAACAGCTCAAACGCAATGAGGAGAATGCCCGCCGATTGGGAGCTGTGGATTACGTGACACTTGACGTCACTCAGGAATATTATGAGAAGTCGTTGAAATACATGATTTTCGGCAACGTGCTGCGCAACAACTGCTATCCCATCTCCGTGTCCAGCGAGCGCATTTTTCAAGCCATTGCCATTGCCCGATACGCCAAAGAAATCGATGCCGATGCCATCGCCCACGGCAGTACGGGTGCCGGCAACGACCAGATACGCTTCGACATGACGTTCATGGTGATGGCGCCCGGAGTGGAGATTATCACCCTCACCCGCGACCAAGCCCTTTCGAGACAGGAAGAGATAGATTATCTGAAGGAAAATGGGTTTGAGGCAGACTTCACCAAATTGAAATACAGCTATAATGTCGGCATCTGGGGAACCAGCATCTGCGGCGGAGAACTTCTCGACTCCACCCAAGGATTGCCCGAAGAGGCTTACCTCAAACAAGTGAAAAAGACGGAAGAAAGCTTGCTGAAAATCACTTTCGAGAAAGGGGAAATAACGGCTGTTGACGGCAAACCATTCGAAAATCGCATTGCAGCCATACAATATATTGAGGAAATCGGCTCGGCCTACGGCATCGGACGCAACTGCAACGTCGGCGATACCATTATCGGAATAAAAGGAAGGGTCGGATTTGAGGCTGCCGCTCCCATGCTCATCATCGAAGCCCACCGCCTTTTAGAGAAGTGCACACTGAGCAAATGGCAGCAATACTGGAAAGACCAAGTAGCCAACTGGTACGGAATGTTCCTGCACGAGAGCCAGTATCTCGAGCCCGTCATGCCCGACATCGAGGCAATGCTCACATCGAGCCAGCGCAATGTCAACGGAACGGTCATCCTGCGACTGCGCCCGTTAGGATTTGATACTGTCGGCGTGGACTCGAAAGACGACCTCCTGAAGTCGAAACTGGGCGAATACGGAGAGATGCAACACGGCTGGACTGCCGATGATGCCAAGGGATTCATCAAGATTTTGTCAACCCCGCTGCGCGCTTATTACAGCATCCATCCCGACGAAGAGAGAGGAGAAAAGAGTACAAAATAA
- a CDS encoding M20 family metallo-hydrolase, with translation MEEYLSLLERLIATPSFSREEEGTASILEDFLSSRQIADVHRDANNVWAACAHFDASKPTLLLNSHHDTVRPSVSYTRDPFLPTREDGRIYGLGSNDAGASVVSLTAAFCSLYHEALPFNLILALSAEEEVTGENGIRRLLPTLPVIDMGIVGEPTGMDIAVGERGLVVLDGLAKGVSGHAAHDEGTNALYIALDDINKLRNYHFEKESPLLGPVKISTTQIHAGTQHNIIPDECRFVVDVRTTDAYSNEETAELLQAAVCSQLTPRSFRIHASAIEPDHALVKTAERLGFHRYVSPTTSDMSQMDFPTIKMGPGDSTRSHRADEWIAIDEITHAIDTYIAFIKNIQL, from the coding sequence ATGGAGGAATACCTGTCTCTGCTTGAGCGACTGATTGCGACCCCGTCTTTCTCGCGTGAAGAGGAAGGCACGGCAAGCATCTTGGAGGATTTTCTTTCGTCCAGGCAAATCGCGGACGTGCATCGCGACGCCAACAATGTGTGGGCAGCCTGTGCCCACTTTGACGCTTCCAAGCCTACCCTGCTGCTCAATTCACACCATGACACGGTGCGACCAAGTGTATCATACACCCGCGACCCTTTCCTGCCGACCCGCGAAGACGGGCGCATCTACGGACTGGGGAGCAACGATGCCGGTGCGTCGGTCGTGAGCCTGACAGCTGCTTTTTGCTCTTTATACCACGAGGCGCTGCCCTTCAACCTTATTCTCGCTCTTTCAGCAGAAGAAGAAGTCACTGGAGAGAACGGCATCCGGCGCCTGCTGCCCACACTTCCGGTGATTGACATGGGCATTGTCGGCGAGCCGACGGGCATGGACATTGCCGTCGGGGAAAGAGGACTGGTGGTGCTCGACGGTCTTGCGAAAGGTGTTAGCGGACATGCTGCGCACGACGAAGGAACCAATGCGCTCTACATCGCGCTGGACGACATCAACAAACTGCGCAACTACCATTTTGAAAAAGAATCACCTCTCTTGGGACCGGTCAAAATCTCCACCACACAAATACATGCCGGCACGCAGCATAACATCATACCCGACGAATGCCGCTTTGTGGTGGATGTGCGCACAACCGATGCCTACAGCAATGAAGAGACGGCAGAACTGCTCCAAGCGGCTGTTTGCAGTCAACTCACTCCACGCTCTTTCAGGATACATGCTTCAGCCATCGAACCCGACCACGCACTGGTGAAAACGGCAGAGAGGCTGGGGTTCCACCGCTATGTTTCGCCTACGACGAGCGACATGTCACAGATGGACTTCCCCACCATCAAGATGGGACCGGGCGACTCTACACGAAGCCATCGTGCCGATGAGTGGATTGCCATCGACGAAATCACACACGCCATCGACACCTACATCGCATTCATTAAAAACATACAACTATAA
- the cmk gene encoding (d)CMP kinase, whose amino-acid sequence MKRITIAIDGHSSCGKSTMAKKLAKEIGYIYVDTGAMYRAVTLYALRHQLFNDDGTVNKPLLKDHMNNIHITFRLNEENLQPETYLNQECVEKEIRTLEVSNHVSPIAAIDFVREALVRQQQQMGREKGVVMDGRDIGTVVFPNAELKIFVTASAEIRARRRFKELEEKGMPADYNDILKNVQERDYIDSHRSVSPLRKADDAIELDNSHLTIEQQQQWLLEQYRKAATE is encoded by the coding sequence ATGAAACGCATCACAATCGCAATCGACGGACATTCCTCATGCGGGAAAAGCACCATGGCAAAAAAACTTGCAAAGGAAATCGGATACATCTACGTAGATACCGGCGCCATGTATCGCGCCGTCACACTATACGCCCTGCGGCATCAACTGTTCAATGACGACGGAACAGTCAACAAACCGTTGCTCAAAGACCACATGAACAACATCCACATCACGTTCCGCCTCAACGAAGAAAACCTGCAGCCGGAAACATACCTCAACCAAGAATGCGTCGAAAAAGAAATCCGCACACTCGAAGTCTCCAACCACGTGAGCCCCATCGCTGCCATTGATTTTGTGCGCGAAGCACTCGTCAGACAACAGCAACAGATGGGACGCGAAAAAGGAGTCGTCATGGACGGACGAGACATCGGAACGGTCGTATTTCCCAATGCCGAACTCAAAATCTTTGTCACCGCCAGCGCAGAAATTCGTGCGCGCCGCAGGTTCAAGGAACTGGAAGAGAAAGGAATGCCAGCCGATTACAATGACATCCTGAAAAACGTACAGGAGCGCGACTATATCGACTCACACCGCTCCGTGTCACCACTCCGAAAGGCGGACGATGCCATCGAACTCGACAACAGCCACCTGACCATCGAGCAACAACAGCAGTGGCTCCTCGAGCAATACCGAAAGGCAGCAACTGAATAG
- a CDS encoding TatD family hydrolase, whose amino-acid sequence MELTDTHIHLDGEEFAADLHEVVERARAAGVNRVFIPAIDLNSAANILSLCRHYPGYAYPMIGLHPEEVRDDYREVLAEMRKLFTPEVIAVGEVGLDFYWSREFEKQQIEAFEQQVQWSVETRLPLMIHSRKAQQELVAVLRRYEKDLPGGVFHCFTGNEKEAAQLLSFNRFVLGIGGVLTFKNSHLSEVLAASVPLDRIVLETDAPYMAPVPMRGKRNESAFLQYVVNKLAEAYDVSPEDVARQTNLNVQRIFKL is encoded by the coding sequence ATGGAATTGACAGATACACATATACACCTTGACGGGGAAGAGTTTGCAGCCGACCTCCATGAGGTGGTTGAGCGTGCCCGTGCAGCCGGAGTGAACAGAGTGTTCATCCCAGCCATTGACCTGAACTCAGCAGCGAACATCCTGTCCCTCTGTCGTCACTATCCAGGGTATGCATACCCGATGATAGGACTGCATCCGGAAGAGGTGCGCGATGATTATCGGGAAGTGCTCGCAGAAATGCGGAAATTGTTCACACCGGAGGTGATAGCCGTCGGCGAGGTGGGACTCGATTTCTATTGGTCGCGCGAGTTCGAGAAGCAACAGATTGAGGCTTTTGAACAACAAGTGCAGTGGTCTGTAGAGACGCGTCTGCCACTGATGATTCATAGCAGAAAGGCGCAACAGGAACTGGTCGCAGTGCTTCGCCGATACGAAAAAGACCTTCCGGGAGGCGTGTTCCATTGTTTCACAGGCAATGAGAAAGAAGCAGCACAATTACTTTCATTCAATCGTTTCGTGTTGGGAATAGGCGGAGTGCTCACATTCAAGAACAGTCATCTTTCCGAAGTGTTGGCAGCCTCCGTACCACTGGACAGAATCGTGCTCGAAACCGATGCTCCCTACATGGCACCCGTACCCATGCGGGGAAAAAGAAACGAGAGCGCATTCCTGCAATACGTAGTAAACAAGTTGGCTGAGGCGTATGACGTGTCGCCCGAAGATGTGGCACGACAGACCAATCTCAACGTACAAAGAATATTCAAGTTGTAG
- the argH gene encoding argininosuccinate lyase: protein MKLWDKGYDIDSWIESFTVGNDRQIDMLIARHDVEASMAHIKMLESIGLLTADELARLLEGLQQIAQEIEDGTFQICDGIEDVHSQVEQLLTERLGDVGKKIHSGRSRNDQVLVDLKLFYRTQLKELASETNQLFERLQQLSETYKDVLMPGYTHLQVAMPSSFGLWFGAYAETLVDDLQVVASAYAIANQNPLGSAAGYGSSFPLNRTMTTRLLDFEDLHYNVIAAQMSRGKTELAVGYAVNAIATTLGRMAMDICLFNSQNYAFIRFPDALTTGSSIMPHKKNPDVWEIMRGRCNRLRSIANEISMMLSNLPLGYHRDLQLLKDITFPAFEEMKECLRMADFMLQHVIVNEEAVNDSRYDYMFTVEDVNRLTLAGVPFREAYKTIGSQVQQGTYKPNKQIHHTHEGSMGNLCNDQIAGKMKKVLKKLEL, encoded by the coding sequence ATGAAACTCTGGGATAAAGGTTATGACATTGATTCATGGATAGAATCATTCACCGTCGGCAATGACCGGCAGATTGACATGCTGATTGCACGACACGATGTGGAAGCATCAATGGCACACATCAAAATGCTCGAGAGCATCGGGCTGCTCACGGCAGACGAACTCGCCCGCCTGTTGGAGGGGCTTCAGCAAATCGCACAGGAGATAGAGGACGGAACTTTCCAAATCTGCGACGGCATCGAAGACGTTCACTCACAGGTGGAGCAACTTCTGACGGAGCGTCTCGGAGACGTCGGAAAGAAAATCCATTCCGGACGGTCGAGAAACGATCAGGTGCTCGTTGACTTGAAGCTATTCTACCGCACCCAACTGAAAGAACTGGCTTCGGAGACCAATCAACTCTTCGAGCGGCTGCAACAGCTCAGCGAGACTTATAAAGACGTGCTCATGCCGGGCTACACCCACCTGCAGGTTGCCATGCCGAGCAGTTTCGGATTGTGGTTCGGTGCATACGCCGAAACATTGGTCGATGACCTGCAAGTTGTGGCAAGCGCCTATGCCATTGCCAATCAGAATCCCTTGGGTTCTGCCGCCGGCTATGGCTCCAGCTTCCCACTCAACCGCACAATGACGACCCGGCTGCTTGATTTTGAAGATTTGCACTATAACGTGATTGCCGCACAAATGAGCAGAGGCAAGACGGAGCTAGCCGTCGGATATGCTGTCAATGCCATAGCCACGACACTCGGAAGAATGGCGATGGACATTTGCCTGTTCAACAGTCAGAACTATGCTTTCATCCGTTTTCCCGATGCGCTTACGACAGGGTCGAGCATCATGCCCCACAAGAAGAATCCCGATGTATGGGAAATCATGCGCGGACGCTGCAATCGCCTGCGGAGCATCGCCAACGAAATCAGTATGATGCTCTCTAATCTCCCACTCGGCTATCACAGAGACTTGCAGCTGCTCAAAGATATTACCTTCCCCGCTTTTGAAGAGATGAAAGAATGCCTGCGCATGGCTGACTTCATGCTGCAACACGTCATCGTGAACGAAGAAGCCGTGAACGATTCACGCTACGACTATATGTTCACCGTGGAGGACGTGAATCGCCTTACGCTCGCTGGAGTGCCGTTCCGTGAAGCTTACAAGACCATCGGCAGCCAGGTGCAACAAGGGACTTACAAGCCCAACAAGCAAATCCATCACACACACGAAGGGAGCATGGGCAACCTCTGCAACGACCAAATCGCTGGGAAGATGAAGAAAGTTTTGAAGAAATTGGAGCTGTGA